The following proteins come from a genomic window of Penaeus monodon isolate SGIC_2016 chromosome 22, NSTDA_Pmon_1, whole genome shotgun sequence:
- the LOC119586958 gene encoding uncharacterized protein LOC119586958 produces MPSRGLLRLQFMGVVAMLMGVLTMTTLLLFSDCRSTRCAREKTSVSAFSFLWIVSGASILLISLLLSRRDIGQYSAIPSSQISESATCPVPGTCHYQEGAKNQVEDPPPPYQGLEASPPPYGCSV; encoded by the exons ATGCCCTCGCGTGGCCTGCTCCGCCTCCAGTTCATGGGCGTCGTGGCGATGTTGATGGGCGTCTTGACCATGAcgaccctcctcctcttcagtgACTGCCGGTCGACGAGGTGCGCCCGGGAGAAGACCTCCGTCAGCGCCTTCAGTTTCCTGTGGATCGTCTCTGGGG CGAGCATCCTTCTCATATCGTTGCTCCTTTCAAGAAGAGACATCGGCCAGTACAGTGCCATCCCCTCAAGCCAGATAAGCGAAAGTGCCACCTGCCCAGTGCCAGGAACGTGCCATTACCAAGAAGGTGCCAAGAACCAAGTGGAAGACCCGCCTCCACCTTACCAAGGACTGGAAGCTTCCCCCCCTCCTTATGGGTGCTCTGTGTAA